One genomic window of Vibrio mangrovi includes the following:
- the hypB gene encoding hydrogenase nickel incorporation protein HypB, which produces MCSVCGCGDSHVEDHSHHHHEAEHHDHSHHHPHSGESEIQSMVVHHHYSHQGDVHHHIHYHVHSGDAAAESLLAHQTEHDHHEKHHHHHDEHHQPEVTSQGDLHYGKGKAKTHVTGVSQRSLINLEQDILSQNNLVAGDNREHFREHHQLALNLMSSPGSGKTTLLVETLKLLQSTYTCAVIEGDQQTSQDANRIRETSTAAIQVNTGKGCHLDAQMIHRAYHQLDMQEPGILFIENVGNLVCPASFDLGEQHKVTILSVTEGDDKPLKYPNMFAASQLMLINKIDLLDYVNFDIEACIANARKINPEIQVIKLSATSGEGMSAWIDWLTQQQKLLAD; this is translated from the coding sequence ATGTGTAGTGTTTGCGGTTGTGGCGATAGCCACGTTGAAGATCACAGCCATCATCATCACGAGGCTGAACATCATGACCATTCTCATCACCATCCACATTCCGGAGAGTCGGAAATTCAGTCAATGGTTGTGCACCATCATTACAGCCATCAGGGCGATGTTCATCACCATATTCATTATCATGTGCATTCCGGGGATGCGGCCGCAGAGTCTCTTCTGGCACATCAAACCGAACATGATCATCATGAAAAACACCATCACCACCATGACGAACATCATCAGCCAGAAGTCACGTCTCAGGGAGACCTGCATTATGGTAAGGGGAAAGCTAAAACTCATGTAACAGGTGTTTCTCAACGCAGTTTGATTAATCTGGAACAGGATATTCTGAGCCAGAACAACCTGGTTGCAGGAGATAACCGGGAACATTTCCGGGAACATCATCAACTGGCATTAAATCTGATGTCCAGCCCCGGCTCAGGCAAAACAACATTGTTAGTGGAAACGCTGAAATTGTTGCAATCAACTTATACGTGTGCAGTGATTGAAGGCGATCAGCAGACAAGTCAGGATGCGAACCGTATCCGGGAAACCTCAACTGCCGCTATTCAGGTAAATACCGGAAAAGGCTGCCATTTAGATGCTCAAATGATCCATCGTGCGTATCATCAGCTTGATATGCAGGAGCCAGGGATCCTGTTTATTGAAAATGTAGGTAATCTGGTCTGCCCGGCTAGTTTTGATCTGGGTGAACAGCATAAGGTCACGATACTGTCGGTGACTGAGGGCGATGATAAACCATTGAAATACCCGAATATGTTTGCAGCTTCTCAATTGATGCTGATTAATAAAATTGATCTGTTGGATTATGTAAACTTTGATATCGAAGCCTGTATTGCCAATGCTCGTAAGATCAATCCTGAGATTCAGGTGATCAAACTTTCTGCGACCAGCGGAGAAGGAATGTCCGCCTGGATTGACTGGTTGACTCAACAGCAGAAACTATTGGCAGACTAA
- the csrD gene encoding RNase E specificity factor CsrD, with protein sequence MRYTPTLKLSTRLVAVVTMIVTGAIFILFIGGTLSFQRLGHEYLNHYLNGVVEVIDKELDESDAAYSMQLWVPKLLHASNIVEMTLTSKAGVVYRFKDTASSVEEGRLYKMDFSLKRNQDYTLHFKAVPPYIGFTYSFSAMWSTTFAVILIVVCLLRGVRWLQAQLLGSELLEERGRMILAGQVERYAKGDEREWPYTASEALDRLIEELQDARQERSRFDTFIRSQTFLDQLTGAANRVLFDSKLEAALLENDARGGVLMLQIEEPDGVDKAELDNLIVQVGECISNVTQRYPDVILSRYYDSVFTALIPHQNSREVAQVAVQCLKGIERLTPSQPLDKSNWCHIGVTMYTEGERWGKIIDEAETALKSAQLEGFNSWSRFQKTKSVDDERGNVRWRSLFEHNLTEDKICLFKQDCYVVSRQGQLTAVHKELFVRIPEQGQGFIKTSRFISAIVAVGYEAVLDRVTCHRVIRFLREESSDADIYSINLYVTSFAQRAHFIWFRNLLMQLPREYRRRLCFEFTESHLVKHLDYMRPVLKMIAAFNCQIVVGQVGRTIVSTHYIKEFRIDYLKLHRSLIKGIEQRQENQLFVRSLIGVCRGAVTQVVAVGVESDAEWKVLQSLGVRGVQGRLFDMESQWIPKPRMTNVKPGKRKRWKTKYTNR encoded by the coding sequence ATGAGGTATACGCCAACGCTCAAACTCAGCACCCGTCTGGTTGCGGTTGTCACAATGATTGTGACTGGAGCGATTTTTATCCTGTTTATTGGCGGAACGCTTTCTTTTCAAAGGCTTGGACATGAATATCTGAATCACTATCTGAATGGTGTGGTTGAAGTTATTGACAAAGAACTGGATGAATCTGACGCGGCTTACTCAATGCAACTTTGGGTTCCAAAGCTGCTTCATGCCAGTAATATTGTTGAGATGACCTTAACTTCAAAAGCTGGAGTGGTGTACCGGTTTAAAGACACGGCATCTTCAGTTGAAGAAGGTCGGTTATATAAAATGGATTTCTCCCTGAAAAGAAATCAGGATTATACGTTACACTTTAAAGCTGTTCCTCCATATATAGGTTTTACCTACTCTTTCAGTGCCATGTGGTCCACAACTTTTGCTGTGATATTGATTGTCGTCTGTTTATTACGGGGAGTACGATGGCTACAGGCTCAGTTACTCGGTTCTGAACTACTTGAAGAACGGGGAAGAATGATCCTTGCAGGGCAGGTTGAGCGCTATGCCAAAGGAGATGAGAGAGAATGGCCTTACACTGCAAGTGAGGCTTTGGATCGACTGATCGAAGAATTGCAGGATGCACGTCAGGAAAGAAGCCGGTTTGATACCTTTATCCGTTCACAGACCTTTCTGGATCAACTAACCGGAGCAGCTAACCGGGTTTTGTTCGACAGTAAACTGGAAGCAGCATTACTGGAGAATGATGCTCGTGGCGGTGTTTTGATGTTACAGATCGAAGAACCAGATGGTGTTGATAAAGCCGAACTGGATAACTTGATCGTTCAGGTTGGTGAATGTATTTCGAATGTAACCCAGCGCTATCCGGATGTCATATTGTCCCGTTACTATGATTCAGTGTTTACCGCACTGATTCCACATCAGAATTCACGGGAAGTGGCTCAGGTCGCTGTTCAGTGTCTGAAAGGAATCGAACGTTTGACTCCATCTCAGCCACTGGATAAGAGTAATTGGTGCCATATTGGTGTCACGATGTATACGGAAGGGGAACGGTGGGGGAAAATTATCGATGAGGCGGAAACGGCACTGAAAAGCGCGCAACTGGAAGGGTTTAATAGCTGGAGCCGTTTTCAGAAGACTAAGTCGGTTGATGATGAAAGAGGCAATGTTCGCTGGCGGAGCCTGTTTGAGCATAATCTGACAGAAGATAAAATATGTTTGTTCAAACAGGATTGTTATGTGGTGTCTCGTCAGGGACAACTGACTGCTGTACATAAAGAGCTGTTTGTCAGAATCCCCGAGCAGGGACAGGGTTTTATCAAAACGTCCCGTTTTATCTCTGCGATTGTTGCTGTCGGATATGAGGCTGTGTTGGATCGGGTAACCTGCCACCGGGTGATTCGTTTTCTCCGGGAAGAAAGCTCAGATGCAGATATTTACTCCATCAATTTATATGTAACATCATTTGCTCAACGAGCTCATTTTATCTGGTTCAGGAATTTGTTGATGCAACTGCCCCGGGAGTACCGTCGGCGGCTTTGTTTTGAGTTTACGGAAAGTCATTTAGTCAAACATCTTGATTATATGCGCCCGGTACTGAAAATGATTGCTGCCTTTAATTGCCAGATTGTTGTCGGGCAAGTTGGACGAACAATTGTAAGTACTCACTATATAAAAGAGTTCAGAATTGACTATCTGAAGCTGCACCGTAGTCTGATCAAAGGGATTGAACAACGCCAGGAGAATCAGTTGTTTGTCCGGAGTCTGATCGGTGTTTGCCGTGGAGCTGTGACTCAGGTTGTTGCTGTCGGTGTTGAATCTGATGCCGAATGGAAAGTACTCCAGTCTCTGGGAGTTCGTGGTGTTCAGGGACGATTATTCGATATGGAATCTCAGTGGATTCCTAAACCCCGCATGACAAATGTCAAACCGGGGAAACGTAAACGATGGAAAACGAAATATACAAATCGCTGA
- a CDS encoding rod shape-determining protein, which produces MFKKLRGMFSNDLSIDLGTANTLIYVKGQGIVLDEPSVVAIRQDKGRGGRSVAAVGHAAKQMLGRTPGNISAIRPMKDGVIADFYVTEKMLQTFIKQVHDNSFLKPSPRVLICVPCGSTQVERRAIKESAEGAGAREVYLIDEPMAAAIGAGLRVSEPTGSMVVDIGGGTTEVAVISLNGVVYSSSVRIGGDRFDEAIINYVRRNYGSLIGEATAEKIKHEIGTAYPGDDVREIEVRGRNLAEGVPRSFTLNSNEILEALQEPLTGIVSAVMIALEQCPPELASDISENGMVLTGGGALLKDLDRLLTEETGIPVVVADDPLTCVARGGGKALEMIDMHGGDLFSEE; this is translated from the coding sequence ATGTTTAAGAAACTTCGTGGCATGTTTTCAAACGACTTATCGATTGATTTAGGGACTGCCAACACGCTTATTTACGTGAAAGGGCAAGGTATTGTTCTTGACGAGCCTTCAGTTGTAGCAATTCGCCAGGATAAAGGGCGTGGTGGTCGTAGTGTCGCCGCTGTCGGACACGCGGCGAAACAGATGCTGGGACGTACACCGGGGAATATTTCAGCAATCCGGCCAATGAAAGATGGTGTGATCGCGGATTTTTATGTTACCGAAAAGATGTTGCAGACCTTTATTAAACAAGTCCATGACAATAGCTTTCTTAAACCGAGTCCCCGGGTTCTGATCTGTGTGCCTTGTGGTTCGACTCAGGTTGAACGACGCGCTATCAAAGAGTCTGCAGAAGGCGCCGGAGCGCGTGAGGTCTATCTGATCGATGAACCGATGGCTGCTGCGATTGGTGCAGGGCTTCGGGTTTCAGAACCAACAGGTTCAATGGTTGTTGATATCGGTGGCGGCACAACTGAAGTTGCAGTCATTTCCCTCAATGGTGTGGTGTACTCGTCCTCTGTACGTATTGGTGGTGACCGGTTTGATGAAGCCATTATCAACTATGTACGCAGAAACTATGGAAGTTTGATTGGTGAAGCGACTGCTGAAAAGATCAAACATGAAATTGGGACTGCCTATCCGGGAGACGATGTGCGGGAAATCGAAGTTCGTGGGCGTAATCTTGCTGAAGGTGTTCCTCGCAGTTTCACCCTGAACTCCAATGAAATTCTGGAAGCACTTCAGGAACCTTTAACCGGTATCGTTTCAGCAGTAATGATTGCTCTGGAGCAATGTCCTCCGGAACTGGCATCAGATATATCTGAAAATGGTATGGTTCTGACTGGTGGTGGTGCGCTGCTGAAAGATCTAGATCGTCTGCTGACCGAAGAAACCGGTATACCTGTGGTTGTTGCTGATGATCCACTGACATGTGTGGCTCGTGGTGGCGGTAAAGCGCTGGAAATGATCGACATGCATGGTGGTGATTTATTTAGTGAAGAGTAG
- the mreC gene encoding rod shape-determining protein MreC, producing MKPIFGRGPSLSLRLFFAVVLSASLMLADSRLNAFSQVRYLLNSLVAPIQYAADLPRILFDGLYERMQSHQTLLESNQRLKQEVLDLKSDLILLNQYKEENQRLRKLLGSSFVRDERKMVTEVMAVDTSPYTHQVVIDKGRTDGVYEGQPVINEKGIVGQVTFVASHNSRVLLLIDANSAIPVQDLRNDIRVIASGNGQSEYIQLEHIPSSTDIEVGDLLASSGLGGIYPEGYPVARVSRVDKDTRREFAVIEAVPVVDFDRLRYLLLVWPNEDRQQKARQSVSGALGKEAQNGQ from the coding sequence ATGAAGCCAATTTTTGGGCGAGGTCCATCTCTTTCGCTACGTCTTTTTTTTGCCGTTGTATTATCAGCCAGCCTTATGCTGGCTGATAGTCGTTTAAACGCTTTTTCTCAAGTACGTTATTTACTCAACAGTCTGGTTGCTCCTATCCAGTATGCTGCTGATCTTCCTCGAATCCTGTTTGACGGCTTGTATGAACGCATGCAAAGCCACCAGACACTTCTGGAATCGAATCAACGACTGAAACAAGAAGTACTGGATCTGAAAAGTGATTTGATTTTATTGAATCAATATAAAGAGGAAAATCAGAGGTTAAGAAAACTTCTGGGATCTTCTTTTGTCAGAGATGAGCGGAAAATGGTCACCGAAGTGATGGCCGTAGACACTTCACCTTATACACATCAGGTTGTCATTGATAAAGGGCGGACTGATGGTGTCTATGAAGGGCAACCTGTTATCAACGAAAAAGGTATTGTCGGACAGGTCACTTTCGTTGCTTCACATAATAGCCGGGTATTACTCCTGATTGATGCCAATAGTGCCATTCCTGTTCAGGATTTGCGTAATGATATTCGGGTAATTGCTTCCGGAAATGGTCAGTCGGAGTATATTCAGCTGGAACATATTCCCAGCAGTACCGATATTGAGGTCGGAGATTTACTGGCATCTTCGGGGCTGGGGGGAATTTATCCTGAAGGTTATCCTGTTGCCAGAGTATCCAGAGTGGATAAAGATACCCGTCGTGAGTTCGCTGTGATCGAAGCTGTTCCTGTGGTTGATTTTGACCGGCTACGTTATCTGTTACTGGTCTGGCCGAATGAAGATCGGCAGCAAAAAGCTCGTCAATCCGTATCCGGAGCGTTAGGTAAGGAGGCTCAGAATGGCCAATAG
- the mreD gene encoding rod shape-determining protein MreD has product MANRVLRGHLVIWMSFLCALILQTIPWPGSLELLRPSWVLLIACYWVLALPHRVNVGTALVLGLLWDLILGSTLGIRGMMMSIVVYIVAMNFLILRNMALWQQAMVIGLLTVLLDLLILAGEFLVRSVEFNPLSLWGGVISCVLWPWLFLLLRRVRRYWNIR; this is encoded by the coding sequence ATGGCCAATAGAGTCCTGAGAGGGCATTTGGTTATCTGGATGTCTTTTTTATGTGCGCTGATTTTACAGACTATTCCATGGCCCGGCTCGCTTGAACTATTACGCCCGTCGTGGGTTTTATTGATTGCATGTTATTGGGTGTTAGCGCTTCCTCACCGAGTTAATGTCGGTACGGCATTGGTTTTAGGGCTGCTCTGGGATTTGATTCTCGGATCGACACTAGGTATCCGTGGCATGATGATGTCCATTGTTGTGTATATCGTGGCAATGAACTTTTTAATTCTGCGGAATATGGCGCTATGGCAGCAGGCTATGGTTATTGGACTGCTGACAGTTCTTCTGGACTTGCTGATTTTAGCGGGCGAGTTTTTAGTCAGGTCTGTTGAATTTAATCCTCTATCCTTATGGGGTGGTGTGATTAGTTGTGTTCTGTGGCCGTGGCTTTTCCTGCTGCTTAGACGTGTCAGACGTTATTGGAACATCCGATGA
- a CDS encoding Maf family protein has protein sequence MNARRLYLASASPRRKELLTQLGYSFDIVLSDVVEEHQSHESAQAYVSRLSREKAVAGFHALQCDKAVVLGADTIVVVDQHILEKPESFAHARQMLWQLSGRGHQVMTAVTVTDARQIDTIVVTTDVWFKPLSENEIEQYWQSGEPCDKAGSYGIQGLGGKFVTRIEGSYFAVVGLPLFETDQLLHKFL, from the coding sequence ATGAATGCCCGCAGGCTTTATCTTGCATCGGCTTCCCCAAGGCGAAAAGAGCTGCTGACACAGTTGGGATATTCGTTTGATATCGTTTTATCTGATGTGGTGGAAGAGCATCAGAGCCATGAGTCAGCACAAGCATATGTATCAAGGTTATCCCGAGAGAAGGCAGTTGCAGGCTTTCATGCATTGCAATGTGATAAGGCTGTAGTTCTGGGTGCTGATACCATAGTTGTCGTTGATCAGCATATTCTTGAAAAACCTGAAAGTTTTGCCCATGCGAGACAGATGCTTTGGCAGCTTTCCGGGCGTGGGCATCAGGTGATGACCGCTGTAACTGTAACTGATGCCCGACAGATAGACACAATTGTTGTAACAACCGATGTATGGTTTAAACCATTGTCAGAAAATGAGATCGAACAATATTGGCAATCGGGTGAACCGTGCGATAAAGCTGGCAGTTATGGTATTCAGGGACTTGGTGGGAAATTTGTGACCCGGATTGAAGGTAGTTATTTTGCCGTTGTCGGACTACCGTTATTTGAAACTGACCAGCTCTTGCATAAGTTTTTATGA
- the rng gene encoding ribonuclease G codes for MSAELLLNVTPSESRVAMIEGGVLQEIHIERDAKRGIVGNIYKGKVSRVLPGMQAAFVDIGLDKAAFLHASDIVPHTECVAENEKQQFQVRDISELVRQGQDIVVQVVKDPLGTKGARLTTDITLPSRYLVFMPGASHVGVSQRIESETERERLKNIVADYCDELGGFIIRTAAEGADDKELSQDAAFLKRLWSKIIERRSKYKTRTTLYGELGLSQRILRDFVGTDLTKVLVDSRLEFENLKEFTSEYVPELTEKLVLYEGEKPIFDMYDTENEIQRSLERKVELKSGGYLIIDQTEAMTTIDINTGAFVGRRNLEETIFNTNIEATQAIARQLRLRNLGGIIIIDFIDMASEEHRTRVLTSLEAALSKDRVKTNINGFTHLGLVEMTRKRTRESIEHVLCSTCPTCEGRGHVKTVETVCFEILREITRVNRAYDADKFVVYASPAVADTLQGDESHALAELEVFIGKQVRIQAEPLYVQEQFDVVMM; via the coding sequence ATGAGTGCAGAGTTGTTGTTAAATGTAACTCCGAGTGAGAGTCGCGTTGCGATGATAGAAGGCGGAGTCCTTCAGGAAATACATATTGAACGGGACGCGAAACGCGGGATCGTCGGCAATATATATAAAGGGAAAGTCAGTCGGGTTTTACCAGGAATGCAGGCTGCCTTTGTTGATATTGGTCTGGATAAGGCCGCATTTCTTCATGCCTCAGATATTGTTCCCCATACAGAATGCGTGGCCGAGAATGAAAAACAACAGTTTCAGGTCCGGGATATTTCTGAACTTGTCCGTCAGGGGCAAGATATCGTTGTTCAGGTTGTCAAAGATCCATTGGGAACAAAAGGAGCACGTTTGACGACCGATATTACCCTGCCTTCCCGTTATCTTGTTTTTATGCCGGGAGCCAGTCATGTCGGTGTTTCTCAGCGCATAGAAAGTGAAACCGAAAGAGAGCGCCTCAAGAATATTGTTGCTGATTATTGCGATGAACTGGGTGGCTTTATTATTCGTACGGCAGCCGAAGGTGCTGATGATAAAGAACTTTCTCAGGATGCGGCGTTTCTCAAACGTTTGTGGAGTAAAATCATCGAGCGTCGTTCAAAGTATAAAACCCGGACAACACTTTATGGCGAGCTTGGCCTTTCACAGCGCATTTTGCGGGATTTCGTCGGAACCGACTTGACGAAAGTTTTGGTTGATTCACGTCTGGAATTTGAAAACCTGAAAGAATTTACTTCTGAGTATGTTCCTGAATTAACAGAAAAACTTGTGCTTTATGAAGGTGAGAAGCCCATTTTTGATATGTATGATACAGAGAATGAGATTCAGCGTTCTCTGGAGAGAAAAGTGGAGCTGAAATCAGGTGGTTATCTGATTATTGACCAGACTGAAGCGATGACGACGATTGATATTAATACCGGTGCATTTGTCGGCCGTCGTAATCTGGAAGAAACGATTTTCAATACCAATATTGAAGCAACTCAGGCCATCGCCCGCCAGCTCCGACTCCGGAATCTGGGGGGAATCATTATCATTGATTTTATAGATATGGCCTCGGAAGAGCACCGGACACGAGTACTTACTTCTTTAGAAGCCGCTCTGAGTAAAGATCGGGTAAAAACGAATATTAACGGATTTACACACTTGGGTCTGGTTGAGATGACACGCAAAAGAACCAGAGAAAGTATTGAACATGTTCTGTGTTCTACTTGTCCAACATGTGAGGGACGTGGACATGTGAAAACCGTTGAAACGGTTTGTTTTGAAATTTTGCGTGAAATCACCCGGGTTAATCGTGCCTATGATGCCGATAAATTTGTTGTATACGCTTCACCAGCTGTTGCAGATACATTACAAGGGGATGAGTCTCATGCGCTTGCTGAACTGGAAGTATTTATCGGTAAGCAGGTACGGATTCAGGCTGAACCTTTGTATGTGCAGGAGCAGTTTGACGTGGTCATGATGTGA